In Acidimicrobiia bacterium, the DNA window CCACAGGATCAGCTGTCCCGCGGTGCCACTGAACGTCGAGGCGGCGCTCGCGATCCCGAAGATGGCGATACCGGCGATGAGCGAGCGGCGGCGCCCGAACCGGTCACCGATCGCGCCGGCGGGCAGGAGCAGCGCGGCGAGGGCGACCGTGTAGCCGTCGACGATCCACTGCGTCTGGCTCGGCGAGGCTCCGAGCGCCGCGGTGAGCGTCGGGACCGCGACCGCCATCATCGAGACGCCGGCGACGACGAGCACGAGTGCCAGGCACATCGTCGCCAGCACGGCGGTGCGCCGGCGCGACGAGAGGCCGCTCGGGGCGGCCGTCTCGGATGCGCTGACCAGGGAGTTCGGCATGGAGACCTCCGGTGGGATGAACCCGGAACTTGCTGTTTCCGGAATTGACCATTTCACAATGCCGGAGTACAATCCGGAAGTCAAGAGTTCCGGTAATGAATCCTCTCGGAATATTCGGTGAGCAGTTACGATGACGGGAATGGCGACGACAGGAGCCGAGGCAGCGCCGGCCATCACGGGCCGACCGCGGGGTCGTCGCCGCTCCGCCGACCGGGAGCCGCTGATCCTCGACGCCGCGAGCGAGCTGCTCGACGAGGTCGGCTACGACCACCTGCGCGTCCAGGACGTCGCCGAACGGGCGCACGTCGGCCTGGCGACGATCTACCGCCGCTGGGCCACGAAGCAGGACCTCGTGATCGCCGCGATGCGACACGCCAAGGCCGACGTCGTGCGACCGGAGACCGACGACCCGCGCGCCGATCTCGAGAGCTACCTGCGCGAGATGGCGTCTCAGATGTTCGGTCCGAAGTCGTGCTTCGTCGTCGGCTTCGTCACGGCATTGCGCGACGACCCGGATCTCGGCCGCGTGTTCCGCGAGTCGCTGCTCGACGACATGCGCGCGCAGCTGCGGCGGCCGATCGCGCGCATCGTCGGCGACGACGACCCCGATCTCGACGTCCGCACCGATCTCGCGCCCGCGCTGCTCATCTATCGCACCCTCGTCGGCGACACGCCGGACGACCCCGACGCCCTCGCCCGCAGGCTGTGCGCCCTCGTGCTCGGATCCGTCTCCTGATCGTCTGAAGCGACGGCGGCGTCACACGGCTCAACCGGTGGGCCCGAAGCGCCGACACTCCGGTTTGGGTGGACGACCCGAGGAGGATCCGACGATGAAGCAATTTGCCTGTGGTGACGTGGTGCCCGGCTGTGACGCGAAGTTCGTCTGCTCGAGCGACGAGGAGATCCTCGCCCGGGTCGCCGAGCACGCCGCGACCGCGCACGGCATCTCGGAGGTACCGGCCGAGCTCGTCGACCAGGTACGGAGTCACATCCTCGCGGTGGCGTGACCGGCCCGACGGCCGGGCCGCGCACCGCGGCGACGTGGGAAGCGCGCGTCGACCACGCGCTGACCGGGCGCGTGGCGATCGAGGCGCGCTTCCAACCGATCGTCGATCTGCACCGGCGCACGGTCGTCGGTTACGAGGCGCTCGCGCGCTTCGCAGAGACGAGCGAGGGTGCGTTCGGTCCGGACGAATGGTTCGCGGCGGCGCATCGCGTCGGTCGCGCGGCCGAGCTCGAAGCGCGCGTGTTGCGCGCGGCGTTGGCGTGGCGCGCCGACCTGCCGCGCAACTGCTTCCTCGCGGTGAACCTCGAACCGGAGTCGTTGACGGCACCCGCCGTGCGTGACGCGTTCGCGGAGCAGGGTCCGCTCGGTGGTGTCGTGGTGGAGATCACCGAACACCGGCCGCTCGATCTCGATGCCCTCGAGCGACCGCTCGCGCAACTACGCGGTGCGGGCGCGCTCATCGCCGTCGACGACGCCGGCGCGGGATACTCGGGACTGCAACAGATCCTCGCGTTGCGGCCGGCGATCGTGAAGCTCGACAAGGAGCTCGTCACCGGCATCGACCGTGACGAAGCGAAGGCCGCGCTGGCGGAGATGCTCGGGCAGTTCGCGGGTCGCATCGACGCGTGGCTCCTCGCCGAAGGAATCGAGTCGGTCGGCGAGGCGCGCCGGCTCGTCGATCTCGGGGTGCCGCTCGCGCAGGGCTGGTACTTCGGACGCGCCGCGGCGCCGTGGGCGTCGATCGATCCCGCCGCGGTACGCGAGCTCCAGCGCGCGAGCGATGAGCCCGCGCACGGTCTGCACCGGCTCATCGATGCCGTCGGCGCGATCGACGAGCTCACGGCGATGGCGTCGCCCGCGGCGTGCGCGAACGCGCCGTGGACGCCGGTCGTCGACGAGCATCGCCGGCCCGTCGGTCTGCTCACCGTCGACTCCGCGCTCTCGGGGAATCTCGTCGAGGCCTTCGTCGCGAACGTGCACACGACGCCCGTCGAGCTCGCGCAACGACTCAGCACCGCCGAGGTCGACCCCGGCGCACCGGTGGTCGTCGTCGACAACGCCGGTCGCTACCTCGGGCTGGTTCCGTTCCGACGTCTGCTCGCGCAGCTCGGACGCACCTCGCCCGGCTGACACTCGGTCGCGATCGACTCGGCGACACCGCCGCGATCACGACCTCGAGCCGGGGCCGCCACTCGAACGGTTCACCGCCGTGACGCTTGTCACGGAATCGAACGTCCGATCGTGGAATGCGTACCTCTCGTCGACGTGCTGCACGGGGCAACACGCCGCGGGGCGGCGCACGGGACAAGGGGTCACCCGATGACGCGAAGCATTGAGCACACACGACGGGCAACACCACCGCTGAGCTACGTGCTCGAACGGCGAGTGAACCGACCATCGCACGTGGTCGCCCGGACGCTGCGGGACCGATCGAAGATCGCACCCGCGTCCGGGTTCGCGCTCCGCGACGGAGGAACACTCGTCGTCGAGGATCCGCTGCGACCGTCGACGCATCCGCTCGTGCGCGGACAGGAGTCGTGGCGCGCGGGCGCGCGGTTGCTGAACGGGCGCGGACAGGTCGTGGCGCGCGTCGACATCGAGGTCGTGATGTGGACGCCCGGTTCGATGCTCGTGCAGTTGCGGCCCGTCGACGCGAACACGCACCGGTGGAGCGCACGGCGCGCCCGCCGCTATTTCGCGCTCGCGCACGCAGGCGCCGATCGCCTCGAGCGCGTGCTGAACGACGAGGGAGCTCGGCGCGTCGCGCGCCGGGTGCCGTTCCAGATCCGTCCGATCGAAGTGGACGACCTCGAAGGCCTGCGCGCGTTGTTCTGGCGGCTCTCGCCCGAGTCGCGCTACTACCGCTTCCTCGCACCGGTGCGCAGGCCGCAGGAGCGCTTCCTCCATCACCTCGCCGAGGTCGACCACGAGGCACGCGATGCGATCGTCGCCGTCATCGACGACGAGATCGTGGGCGTCGCCCGCTACGACCGGGACCGCAGCGATCCACGCAACGCCGAGGTCGCCGTGGTCGTCGAGGACGCGTGGCACCGGAACGGCATCGCGACCCGGCTCGGGTTCGAGCTCTCGAAGACCGCGTCGCGCCGGGGCATCGAGCAGTTCACCGCGACGGTCGCCGCCGACAACCGCGCGATCGCGACGTTCGTCGGCTCACTCCCGGTCCAGTCGTCGTGGGCTTGGGACGGTGGCCAGCGCCAGCTCGCGATTCCGCTGGCGCATCACATGGAGTCGTAGAGGAATCCGAGCACGGTATCCATGGTCTCGTCGGTCACCGCCGACGGATCGATGAGCCGCAACAGGCCGATGCCGTCGAAGATCGCCTGCGAGAGCAACGCGACCTGCTCGTGCGGACGGCGTGCCGGCGCGCCACCCGCCGCGGTCTCGGCGTCGATGAGGTCGACCGTCATCTGGCGCGCGCGGCGAATGCTCGCGCGGAGCTTTTCGGCCGCGTCGGGATTGCGGCGCGCGTACAGGATGAACTCGAGATACAGCGCGCTGCGCGCTTCGTCCCAGAAGAACGTGCGTGAGTGCAGGAGCTCTTCGACGCGCGATCGCTGCTCCGCTTCGTCGTGCGAGCCACTCTCGAGCACCTCGGCTGCGACCGCGAACTGCCGTTCGATGCGGTCGTCCATGACGGCGAGGAAGAGATCGTCCTTGTTCTTGAAGTTCGAGTAGACCGCGCCCTTCGTGAACCCGGCGCGCCGCGCGACCTCGTCGAGCGTGGCGCCGTGGAACCCGTGCTCTTGGAACACCTCGGCCGCGGCCTCGAGCAGATGGCTGCGGGTCATCTCCCGGCGGCGCTCGGGTGTCAGCGGTTCGAGCGGCATGAGGAGAAGCCCCTTTACACGCGCCGGTCCAGAGTAGATACTCGTTGGTATGTCGCAGACGGCTTGGCATCTGACCGTCTCAAGGGTAGCCGGGCGGGCCGGGTGAGCGCGACCGTGCTCGTGGCGACGGGACTGCGGAAGTCCTACGGAACCACCGTCGCACTCGACGGCGTCGACCTCACGGTCGATGCGGGCACGGTGCTCGGCCTGCTCGGCCCGAACGGCGCGGGAAAGACGACGCTGGTGTCGCTCGTCGCGGGACTCAAGCGTCCCGACGCGGGCTCGATCTCGGTGTGCGACATCGACGCGGTCCGCCATCCGCAGGCCGCGCGTGCACACATCGGCATCGCGCCGCAGGACACGGGCGTCTACCCGACGTTGCGCGTCCGCGAGAACCTCTTCTACTTCGCGGGGCTCGCCGGTCTGCGCGGGCGCGAGCGGCGCGGACGGTGCGACGAGGTCGCGTCCGCGCTCGGACTGACACCGCTGCTCGACCGCCGGGCGTCGGCGATCTCGGGCGGCGAACGCCGGCGCCTGCACACCGCGATCGCGTTGCTGCACCATCCGAAGCTCGTGCTCCTCGACGAGCCCACCACCGGCGCCGACGTGCGCACGCGCGCGGAGATCCTCACGCTCGTGCGCCGGCTCGCCGACGAAGGCTCCGCGATCGTCTACTCGACGCACTATCTGCACGAGATGGAGGAGCTCGGCGGCGCGGTCGCGTTCATCGACCGCGGACGCGTCGTCGCCCGCGGCGCGTTGCACGACCTCATCGATCGCTTCGGCACGAGCGCGCTCGAGCTCACGTTCGACGGTCCGGTTCCGGCGGCGGCGCTCGTCGACGGCGCGACGTGCGACGGTTCGTCGGTCCGCATCCCGACGCGCGATCCCGCGCGCGCCGCGGCCGACATCCTCCAACGCGTCAACGGCGCCCCGCTGCTCGCGATCGAGGTCGTGCGACCGAGCCTCGAGTCGGTGTTCCTCACCGTCACCGGCCGCCGGTATGCGTCGGAGACGGGTCTGCCCGAGGAGCCGGCCGCATGATCTCCCTTCGTCGGGTCGGCGTGATCGTCGGTCACGAGCT includes these proteins:
- a CDS encoding TetR/AcrR family transcriptional regulator codes for the protein MATTGAEAAPAITGRPRGRRRSADREPLILDAASELLDEVGYDHLRVQDVAERAHVGLATIYRRWATKQDLVIAAMRHAKADVVRPETDDPRADLESYLREMASQMFGPKSCFVVGFVTALRDDPDLGRVFRESLLDDMRAQLRRPIARIVGDDDPDLDVRTDLAPALLIYRTLVGDTPDDPDALARRLCALVLGSVS
- a CDS encoding DUF1059 domain-containing protein — encoded protein: MKQFACGDVVPGCDAKFVCSSDEEILARVAEHAATAHGISEVPAELVDQVRSHILAVA
- a CDS encoding EAL domain-containing protein, whose translation is MTGPTAGPRTAATWEARVDHALTGRVAIEARFQPIVDLHRRTVVGYEALARFAETSEGAFGPDEWFAAAHRVGRAAELEARVLRAALAWRADLPRNCFLAVNLEPESLTAPAVRDAFAEQGPLGGVVVEITEHRPLDLDALERPLAQLRGAGALIAVDDAGAGYSGLQQILALRPAIVKLDKELVTGIDRDEAKAALAEMLGQFAGRIDAWLLAEGIESVGEARRLVDLGVPLAQGWYFGRAAAPWASIDPAAVRELQRASDEPAHGLHRLIDAVGAIDELTAMASPAACANAPWTPVVDEHRRPVGLLTVDSALSGNLVEAFVANVHTTPVELAQRLSTAEVDPGAPVVVVDNAGRYLGLVPFRRLLAQLGRTSPG
- a CDS encoding GNAT family N-acetyltransferase; translation: MTRSIEHTRRATPPLSYVLERRVNRPSHVVARTLRDRSKIAPASGFALRDGGTLVVEDPLRPSTHPLVRGQESWRAGARLLNGRGQVVARVDIEVVMWTPGSMLVQLRPVDANTHRWSARRARRYFALAHAGADRLERVLNDEGARRVARRVPFQIRPIEVDDLEGLRALFWRLSPESRYYRFLAPVRRPQERFLHHLAEVDHEARDAIVAVIDDEIVGVARYDRDRSDPRNAEVAVVVEDAWHRNGIATRLGFELSKTASRRGIEQFTATVAADNRAIATFVGSLPVQSSWAWDGGQRQLAIPLAHHMES
- a CDS encoding TetR/AcrR family transcriptional regulator; amino-acid sequence: MPLEPLTPERRREMTRSHLLEAAAEVFQEHGFHGATLDEVARRAGFTKGAVYSNFKNKDDLFLAVMDDRIERQFAVAAEVLESGSHDEAEQRSRVEELLHSRTFFWDEARSALYLEFILYARRNPDAAEKLRASIRRARQMTVDLIDAETAAGGAPARRPHEQVALLSQAIFDGIGLLRLIDPSAVTDETMDTVLGFLYDSM
- a CDS encoding ABC transporter ATP-binding protein, which produces MSATVLVATGLRKSYGTTVALDGVDLTVDAGTVLGLLGPNGAGKTTLVSLVAGLKRPDAGSISVCDIDAVRHPQAARAHIGIAPQDTGVYPTLRVRENLFYFAGLAGLRGRERRGRCDEVASALGLTPLLDRRASAISGGERRRLHTAIALLHHPKLVLLDEPTTGADVRTRAEILTLVRRLADEGSAIVYSTHYLHEMEELGGAVAFIDRGRVVARGALHDLIDRFGTSALELTFDGPVPAAALVDGATCDGSSVRIPTRDPARAAADILQRVNGAPLLAIEVVRPSLESVFLTVTGRRYASETGLPEEPAA